The DNA sequence CACGCCCATGCCGACGCGGAAGTGGTCGGGAGTGTCGAAGAAACGGCCCGGCACCACGGAGGTGTCATATTCCGCACGGAGCCGCTCGACAAACTCCGGGGCTCCACCGCCAGCCAGCCGCAAGAAGGCCGTGGTGCCATGGGTGGTGCGCGGGGCGATCACCTGGGGATGCTCACCAAGGAACGCCTCGAACAGAGCCCGATCCGCCTCGACCACGTGGCGGGCGCGATCGCGCACCATATCGAGGTGCTCCAGCACCCGCACGGCGATCTGGTTGCCGGGATGCGACGGGATGGAGCCAAACAGATCGTTCAGCCGGTACATTGCCCAGGCCAGCTCCGGCTCGGCCAGAATCCAGCCGCAGCGCAACCCGCTGACGCCGTATACCTTAGTGAGGCTGTTGGTGACGACGAACTCCGGCCCCAGGTGGAATACGCTGGTGGGCGTGTTCTCGTAGATGGCGTCGACATAGATCTCGTCGACCAGGACCCGTGCCCCGGCCTCGCGCGCCAGGGCGCCGATCTTGGCGAACACCGCGGGGTTGGCCTGCACACTAGTGGGGTTGTGCAGGTTGGTGATGACGATGAGCCGGGTCTTCGACGTGATGTTGCGTCGGATCTCCTCAACATCCAACGCGTAGGCGTTTTCTTCGCGGCGCAGGAACCGCTTCACGGTGGCGCCTGTAAACTGGGCGGCCGACACCAGTAACTCGTAGGCCGGCTGCTCGATCAATACCTCATCGCCGGGCTCCAGGATCGCGGCCGTGGCCAGGTAGTTTGCCTGCGACGCACCATCGGCCGTCACCACGCAATCCGGGCTGACGCCGCACTTGGCGGCCAAAGCCTGGCGCAGGGGCGGGAAGCCATACTTCGTGTCGCCGTTGATCTCCAGATCGTCGATGCCAATTGGCAGCTCGCGCAGCGGAAACGAACCAACACCGCTGGTGGCCAGATTGAACCGGGCGTGGCTCCGGGTCTTGGCCCAGTTCATGTAGTCGGAGTACTTTCGCCTCATACTTCCTTCGTGGCAGAACTCGCAGTCCGCCACCACGATAGGCGAACACGCCCAGCGCTCGTTTCGGCCGTACTTCCGCCAATCGCCCTCTCGATTTCTAGGGGACGAGGATCAGCTTGCCGGTCGTTTTGCGCGACTCCAGGTCGGTCTGCGCCTGTCCCGCATCGGCCAACGGGTAGACCTTGTGGACATTCAGCTTCAGTGTCCCGTCGGCCAGCCAGCGGAAGATGTCCGACGCGCGCCATTCCAGTTCCTCACGCGTGACCGTGTAGTCTCCGAGCTTCGGCCGGGTGAGAAACAGCGAGCCCTTCTGGTTCAGCACCAGAGGTGCCATTGGGGGCACCGGGCCGCTGGCGTTGCCGAACGTCACCATCATGCCGCGCCGCTTGATTGAGTTCAGACTGCGCTCCCAGGTCGCGGCGCCGACCGAATCGTAGACCACGTCCACGCCGTGCCCGTCCGTGAGCTTGCGCACCTCTGTATCGAACTCCTGCTCCACGTAGTTGATGACTTCATCGCAGCCCGCCTTCTTCGCTACCTCCATCTTGGCGGCCGAGGAAGTGGTGCCGATGACGCGGGCGCCGCGCACTTTCGCCGCGGTCACAATCCACTGGCCCGCGCCGCCCGCGGCTGCATGCACCAGGCAGGTGTCTCCGGGCTTCAGCGGGTAGGTGGAGTGCGTCAGGTAGTGCGCGGTCATGCCCTGCAGCATGGCGCCGGCGGCCGTCTGGAAATCCACCTCGTCGGGGATCGGAACCAACTGCCAGGCCGGTATGGCGGCGTATTCGGCGTAAGAGCCGCGGATGGTTCCGAAGGCCACGCGGTCGCCTGGTTTGACGCTCGTCACATCGGGCGCCACCGCTTCCACGACACCGGCTGCTTCCATGCCGAGAATCACCGGCGGCGGCGCCGGGTACAGTCCGGTGCGGAAGTAGATATCGATGAAGTTCACGCCGATGGCGTGGATGCGGACGAGGGCTTGGCTCTCCGTCGGCTCCGGCACCGGGAGGTCTTCGTAGCGCAGCTTATCGACGCCGCCGAACTCGGTAACAAAGACAGCTTTCATGTTCTGGCAATTCTCCTCAGGTGGAAGTAGGCTGCGAACAGTAACAGGTAGGTAAACGTGAACGGGAATAGTAGCAGCCGCAGCGCGGTGCTGACACCGGCCGTGCCGCTCAAGCCGGCCCGGAACAGCGCGAAATGCTTGATGATGCGCCACTGCGCGCGCTCAAACCAGAAGTAGTCGCCGTTCTCATTGAGGATGAAAACCTTGGCCGGCACCTGCCAGGCCAGCGTCCACTTCCACTTCGTCATGATGGGTTCGCCGGAACAGACAATGCCGGTGATGTCGTAACCCTCGGCGCGCAGTTTGGCGTAGAGGCTCGTGCGTGCTGCGCGTCCGACGTAGTCGGTGACGCGGTAGACCGTGCCGCGCGAGGTATCGAAGCCCTTAGGTGTGCCGGGGAAGCAGGTGACCAGGTCGACGCGCTCATTCACCGGATGATTGGAATATAAACCGGAGAGAAGACCCTCGATGAGATAGCGCGAACCGCTCTCCACCAGCAGCACGCGCCGGAAGTGTGGGATCCGTCGTGAAAAGAATAAACGCAAACTATAATTCTAGCTGGTGTGGATGGCAGAGTAAGCGGTTGAGATTACTCCTCCTCCCACATCCGGAACACATGCTGGTGCTTCTCCATATTCACCTTCCGTCCCCGGAACGTCACGCCTTCCATCTCCAGCCGCATCCGCTGTTCCAGTGCCGCATCCATGTGCAGCTTGATCTCGCCTCCGGCGCCCACGACGCGCTGCCAGGGTAGCCGCCCCCCGGAATGCCTCAGGATTCGCGCCACCAGGCGGTGGTACATGGGATACCCGGCCGCGCCCGCGATCTGCGAGTAGGTCGCGACCTTGCCCTTGGGGATCGACCGGATCACACGAATGATCTCGGAATCACGCGCTTCGTTGGGACGCTGGATCTCCTTCATCAGCGCCCGGACAATCTTCTCTTTCGGAATCCTCGGCTCTCGCCCCATGCACACAGCCTAAATGGAAAGGACCGCCCGCGTCAGCAGGCGGTCCAGGAAACGGTGTCGATCCAAAGAGAGACTACACGCCCCAGCAGTAGTCCTCCACGGCCTTTTCGATCGACTCATCCTTGTCCGCCAGCCGCATCAGCTCCAGCCGGATCGCGTCCACCAGCGCATTCCACGACGCCTCCAGCACGTTGTCGCTGACACCGACCGTGGCCCATGACCGCCGATGATCCGACCATTCGACGAGCACGCGCACCTTCGACGCCGTGCCCTTCTCGGTGGAAATCACACGCACTTTATAGTCGGTCAGGCGCACGTTCGCAATTGCCGGATACGTGGCCGAGATGCATTGCCGCAGGCACAGATCCAGCGCGTTCATCGGGCCCTCGCCCGTCGTCGTCGCCGAATGGATTGCCTCGTTGATACGCAGAATGATGGTCGCGGTGGTCTCCGACGGGCGGCTGCCGATCATCCGCGTGCCCACTTCGAAGCTCACCACTTCGAAGAAGTGCATGCCGGGCTGCAGCGCCTCGCGCACGAGCAATTCGAACGTCCCTTCGGCCGCTTCCAGTTCATAGCCGAGGTATTCCATCGTCTTCATGCGGTCGAGCAGTTCGCGCTTCGCTTCGTCCGTCAAACGGTCGCTGAGGCCGTACTGCTGCAGCTTGTAGAGAATGTTGCCGCGCCCGCTCAGGTCGCTGAGCAGCACACGTTGCCGGTTGCCCACCACCGACGGCCTGATGTGCTCATATGTGATGGAGTCCTTCAACACGGCGCTGACGTGCACGCCACCTTTGTGCGCGAAGGCGCTACGGCCCACGAAGGGTTGGCCGGCGGGCACCGGCAGGTTCGCCAGTTCCGCGATGTAGTGCGCCACCGACGTGAGCGACGTCAGCTTCTCGGGCCCGATGGTGGAGTGGCCCAACTTGGCTTCCAGGTTGGCAATCACACTGGACAGATTCGCGTTGCCGCAGCGTTCGCCATAGCCGTTGACGCAGCCTTGAACATGCGTGACTCCCTGATCGACTGCTGCCATCGTGTTGGCCACGGCCAGGTCACAGTCGTTGTGGCAGTGGATGCCCAGCACGCCGTCAAAGCGCTCGCGCACGATGCTGACGATCTCGGCCAGGCGGTGCGTCAAGGTGCCGCCGTTGGTGTCGCACAGGCAAAGCACGTCGGCACCGGCTTCCTTGGCGGCTTCCAGCGTGCTGAGAGCATAGTCAGGATTCGCGTTGTAGCCGTCGAAGAAGTGCTCGGCGTCGTAAACTACCTCGCGGCCATGGTCCTTGAGGAAGCGCACGGTGTCGGCGATGAGGGTCAAGTTCTCTTCGAGGGTGATGCCCAGCACGCGAGTCGCGTGAATATCCCAGGTCTTTCCGAAGATGCTGATGACGGGAGTTTCGGCCTCCAGCAGCGCGAGGACGTTGGAGTCTTTCTCCACCGGATTGCGGGCAAACCGGGTCGCCCCGAAGGCGGTGAGCTTGGCATGTTTCAGCTTCAGCTCACGCGCCTTCAGGAAGAACTCCTTGTCCTTCGGGTTGGACATCGGCCAGCCGCCCTCTATGTAGTCGATACCCAGTTCGTCGAGCTTCTGGGTAATGAGCAGCTTGTCTTCCACTGAGAAAGACACGGCTTCGCCTTGCGTGCCGTCACGGAGGGTGGTGTCAAATGTCCAGATACGCATTGCAGTTTACTCTTCTACCTTCTTCTTCTTGAGGAAGGTCATCATCTCGCGCAACTCGGCGCCGACTGTTTCGATACGCTGCTTGCGCGCGCCTTCCCGCATGGCCAGGAAGCCGGAGCGGCCGCTCTTGTTCTCGGCCATCCAGGTCTTGGCGAATTCGCCGCTCTGGATCTCGGAGAGGATCTTCCGCATCTCGGCTCGCGTCTGTTCGTTGATGATACGCGGGCCACGGGTGTAGTCGCCATACTCGGCCGTGTCGGAGACCGAGTAGCGCATGTAGCTGAGGCCGCCTTCATAGATGAGGTCGACAATCAGCTTGAGCTCGTGCAGGCACTCGAAGTAGGCGATTTCCGGCGCGTAGCCGGCATCCACCAGGGTTTCGAACCCGGCTCGGATGAGCTCCGAAGCGCCGCCGCACAACACGGCCTGCTCGCCGAAGAGGTCTGACTCCGTCTCTTCCTTGAATGTCGTCTCGATGACACCCGCCTTGAGGGAACCCAGCGCCAGGGCATAAGCCAGAGCGTTCTCGTGGGCTTTGCCGGACGCGTCCTGCGCGACGGCGATCAGGGCGGGGACGCCCTGGCCTTCGGTGAAGACTTCGCGGACGCGGTGGCCGGGGGCCTTGGGCGCGATCATGGAAACGTCCACGCCGGCCGGAGGAGTGATGAAGCCGAAGTGGATGTTGAAGCCGTGAGCGAACATCAGCGTCTTGCCCGGCTTCATCGACGGCGCCAGGTCGTTGTTATAAAGGTCGGCCTGGATGTGATCCGGCACGAGAATCATGATGAAGTCGGCCTGCGCGCCCGCTTCCGCCGGCGTCACCACGGTGAGCCCGGCGGATTCGGCCTTCGCCTTTGACTTGGATGTGGGCGGCAGGCCCACAATCACATTCACGCCCGAATCCCTCAGGTTTAGCGCGTGTGCATGGCCCTGCGAGCCGTAGCCGACGATGGCCACTGTCTTGCCCGCGAGCGGAGCGAGCGAGCCGTCCTTCTCATAAAAACGTTTTGCCATAACGAGTACTCAGATTCCTTTCGAATTCAAACCAGGGAACTCTGCACCGTCCCGAGACCGCCAGACGCGACCGTCAGAGAGCAGTCGTTCCACAAGACTCTAGGGCTGCCCCACCGGTTCC is a window from the uncultured Paludibaculum sp. genome containing:
- a CDS encoding pyridoxal phosphate-dependent aminotransferase — translated: MRRKYSDYMNWAKTRSHARFNLATSGVGSFPLRELPIGIDDLEINGDTKYGFPPLRQALAAKCGVSPDCVVTADGASQANYLATAAILEPGDEVLIEQPAYELLVSAAQFTGATVKRFLRREENAYALDVEEIRRNITSKTRLIVITNLHNPTSVQANPAVFAKIGALAREAGARVLVDEIYVDAIYENTPTSVFHLGPEFVVTNSLTKVYGVSGLRCGWILAEPELAWAMYRLNDLFGSIPSHPGNQIAVRVLEHLDMVRDRARHVVEADRALFEAFLGEHPQVIAPRTTHGTTAFLRLAGGGAPEFVERLRAEYDTSVVPGRFFDTPDHFRVGMGVNTAMFSEGLRRMGELLREFRPA
- a CDS encoding quinone oxidoreductase, which gives rise to MKAVFVTEFGGVDKLRYEDLPVPEPTESQALVRIHAIGVNFIDIYFRTGLYPAPPPVILGMEAAGVVEAVAPDVTSVKPGDRVAFGTIRGSYAEYAAIPAWQLVPIPDEVDFQTAAGAMLQGMTAHYLTHSTYPLKPGDTCLVHAAAGGAGQWIVTAAKVRGARVIGTTSSAAKMEVAKKAGCDEVINYVEQEFDTEVRKLTDGHGVDVVYDSVGAATWERSLNSIKRRGMMVTFGNASGPVPPMAPLVLNQKGSLFLTRPKLGDYTVTREELEWRASDIFRWLADGTLKLNVHKVYPLADAGQAQTDLESRKTTGKLILVP
- a CDS encoding MGMT family protein — translated: MGREPRIPKEKIVRALMKEIQRPNEARDSEIIRVIRSIPKGKVATYSQIAGAAGYPMYHRLVARILRHSGGRLPWQRVVGAGGEIKLHMDAALEQRMRLEMEGVTFRGRKVNMEKHQHVFRMWEEE
- the cimA gene encoding citramalate synthase, with protein sequence MRIWTFDTTLRDGTQGEAVSFSVEDKLLITQKLDELGIDYIEGGWPMSNPKDKEFFLKARELKLKHAKLTAFGATRFARNPVEKDSNVLALLEAETPVISIFGKTWDIHATRVLGITLEENLTLIADTVRFLKDHGREVVYDAEHFFDGYNANPDYALSTLEAAKEAGADVLCLCDTNGGTLTHRLAEIVSIVRERFDGVLGIHCHNDCDLAVANTMAAVDQGVTHVQGCVNGYGERCGNANLSSVIANLEAKLGHSTIGPEKLTSLTSVAHYIAELANLPVPAGQPFVGRSAFAHKGGVHVSAVLKDSITYEHIRPSVVGNRQRVLLSDLSGRGNILYKLQQYGLSDRLTDEAKRELLDRMKTMEYLGYELEAAEGTFELLVREALQPGMHFFEVVSFEVGTRMIGSRPSETTATIILRINEAIHSATTTGEGPMNALDLCLRQCISATYPAIANVRLTDYKVRVISTEKGTASKVRVLVEWSDHRRSWATVGVSDNVLEASWNALVDAIRLELMRLADKDESIEKAVEDYCWGV
- the ilvC gene encoding ketol-acid reductoisomerase, with protein sequence MAKRFYEKDGSLAPLAGKTVAIVGYGSQGHAHALNLRDSGVNVIVGLPPTSKSKAKAESAGLTVVTPAEAGAQADFIMILVPDHIQADLYNNDLAPSMKPGKTLMFAHGFNIHFGFITPPAGVDVSMIAPKAPGHRVREVFTEGQGVPALIAVAQDASGKAHENALAYALALGSLKAGVIETTFKEETESDLFGEQAVLCGGASELIRAGFETLVDAGYAPEIAYFECLHELKLIVDLIYEGGLSYMRYSVSDTAEYGDYTRGPRIINEQTRAEMRKILSEIQSGEFAKTWMAENKSGRSGFLAMREGARKQRIETVGAELREMMTFLKKKKVEE